A region of Cataglyphis hispanica isolate Lineage 1 chromosome 6, ULB_Chis1_1.0, whole genome shotgun sequence DNA encodes the following proteins:
- the LOC126850221 gene encoding DE-cadherin isoform X1 — MGISTARCGARPRPFLALLPAFIACELLLCGTLATATRLRHSRHLDMRSQFLGEEELPLDENYNHKPVFSNCSNYAPVVKEEEPAGTVVIQVHAEDKDSPEEGGTITYSFVTAPDERLKFEINNKTGVIRTTQMLDRDEPAREKEVYLTVLATDNGRPQLDDVCTFKVTIEDVNDNSPVFDKVAYTESVPQDLPVGREVMRVSATDIDDGNNSVVRYNLSSKRPDDAAYFRIDHESGVIYLNQVIDRNPNYKFTMTATAKDIGEIPNFNVIDLDIRVVESHKKAPVFLSVPEGPIFLKENFSDFDAPIIRIRANCSTDNSSNSDNSCQYEIPSGSTEQTNKKNTFRLESNKDEAVIKLSNHLDFENIPHYMIILRAVNKHQLASEIVIPIKILDVNDNIPVFRDIKKGSVLENEPPGVSVMQVRAIDADGTSDNNQVRYELDNYKDLFEIDPITGIITTLKTFDREVEDTYNVKVIATDNSPSALFKTGEPNKGQQVFRIEIADKNDNPPRFTQKVYTHNSIYENANINAPVTEVKAVDSDSASPVTYSIISGNTDNSFYIEATTGKIRVNKPLDYETITKYNLTVRAFDGVFNDTAQVEIFIENVNDNRPVFEKINKNPTIEEEKLTDGCISNIEAYDPDIKDRNADQHIFYSAVKEDQKEFIEIDKSGCMMLKKPLDRDPPNGYSTWSVIVRASDEDGSSSALHEFLTVNITLIDINDNAPFLDMPPVIWRENQPAGKITELKARDYDSDKNGPPFEFRFDDSADDEIRSKFEIRGISLYARVEFDREKGKSYNIPIAITDSGMPPMTGTSTLIVIIGDENDNPMQEGSSSIFVYNYKGEIPDTEIGRVYVNDPDDWDLKDKSFDWASPHDGFHLNTSTGIITLLSGTSNDTFVLKFIVTEKGHLIKSHQVHAYVNVTVKELPEEAVVRSGSIRLYGITAEKFVEPDESGVSKKEIFQEMLASMLNTSIENVDVFTVLNSPHHNNKSLLDIRFSAHGSPYYAPEKLNTIIAQHSKQIEREMKADILLVNIDECLSEKVHCNSSCRNFLNISTIPYSVYTNISSFVGVRAIVDPLCTCTVAEPIVCLNGGTPLAERCECPPGLEGPRCELLGIGFHGDGWAIMPPPDQACDESHIGLEITPHMDNGLVFYFGPMFYSPKLGLRDFMALELQQGFAVLYIDYGTGTVRLDHKQIKLTDGKNHRIDIYYTKTSMEMRVDNCGISACMSLTAPQGINEFLNVNSPMQVGGTLTNLAHLASNLGWDHKPTDKGFVGCIRNMTFNGNTYNLGMPSLSRNADPGCNHGMAKAISFGIDTNFIVAILVCVLILLILLVAVVVHRRKTDDLYKDMDDIRENIINYEDEGGGEVDTAFDLNVLRAIYEAPPIDSKIAPIGLQGRGNDEVPDICGFLDGKKESCDKDPDTNPFDDVRHYAYEGEGNSEGDLSSLASCTDDGDLKFNYLSNFGPRFRKLADMYGEDPSDEESDGVGERESESWC, encoded by the exons CGACTGCAACGAGATTGAGGCACTCGAGACACCTGGACATGAGATCGCAGTTTCTGGGCGAGGAAGAATTACCG CTCGATGAAAATTACAACCACAAGCCGGTGTTCTCCAATTGCTCGAATTACGCGCCCGTAGTGAAGGAGGAGGAACCAGCAGGCACGGTGGTGATCCAGGTGCACGCCGAGGATAAAGATTCGCCGGAGGAAGGAG GTACTATTACGTATAGCTTCGTGACCGCTCCCGATGAGAGGCTAAAATTCGAGATCAACAATAAGACAGGTGTCATCAGGACGACTCAGATGCTCGACAGGGATGAGCCGGCCAGGGAAAAGGAAGTCTATCTCACAGTTCTCGCGACTGACAATGGAAGACCGCAACTGGATGACGTGTGTACATTTAAAGTCACAATTGAGGACGTCAATGACAATTCGCCTGTCTTCGATAAAGTG GCGTATACGGAATCCGTGCCGCAAGATTTACCCGTTGGCCGCGAGGTCATGAGAGTCTCCGCTACCGATATCGATGACGGCAATAATTCTGTCGTACGATATAATCTATCGTCTAAGAGACCGGATGATGCTGCATACTTTCGGATCGACCACGAGAGCGGTGTCATATATCTCAACCAAGTTATAGAC CGGaatccaaattataaattcactaTGACAGCTACCGCCAAGGATATTGGCGAAATCCCAAACTTCAATGTCATCGATCTTGACATACGGGTTGTGGAATCGCATAAGAAGGCGCCAGTTTTTTTATCAGTGCCAGAAGGACCAATTTTTCTTAAGGAGAATTTTAGCGATTTTGATGCTCCCATTATCCGTATAAGAGCAAATTGCAGCACTGATAACTCCAGTAATTCGGACAATTCATGTCAATACGAGATTCCCAGCGGTAGCACGGAACAGACTAACAAAAAGAACACTTTTag attagaaTCCAATAAGGACGAAGCGGTAATCAAGCTCTCTAATCATCTTGATTTCGAAAATATCCcgcattatatgataatattacgaGCAGTAAATAAACATCAGTTAGCCAGCGAAATAGTGATCCCTATCAAAATTCTCGATGTAAATGACAATATTCCAGTTTTtcgtgatattaaaaaaggaagCGTGTTAGAAAACGAACCTCCAGGAGTTTCTGTAATGCAAGTGCGAGCTATCGACGCTGATGGCACTTCCGATAATAATCag GTCCGTTACGAGTTGGACAACTACAAGGATCTCTTTGAAATCGATCCGATAACTGGTATTATTACAACATTGAAGACGTTTGACAGAGAGGTCGAAGACACGTACAACGTCAAAGTAATAGCAACGGATAATTCTCCAAGCGCTCTGTTCAAAACCGGCGAGCCCAATAAAGGGCAACAAGTGTTTCGAATCGAAATCGCTGATAAGAATGACAATCCGCCTCGTTTCACTCAAAAAGTCTATACTCATAATTCGATTTACGAAAACGCAAACATCAATGCGCCGGTGACTGAGGTCAAGGCTGTCGATTCTGATTCAGCGAGCCCTGTCACGTACAGTATCATATCGGGCAATACTGACAATAGCTTCTACATCGAAGCTACAACGGGGAAAATTCGTGTGAATAAGCCGCTTGATTATGAAACAATCACCAAGTACAATTTGACTGTAAGAGCATTCGATGGTGTATTTAACGATACTGCACaggttgaaatttttatcgaaaacgTCAATGATAACCGACCagtctttgaaaaaattaataaaaatccgacgatagaagaagaaaaattgacaGATG gATGCATTAGCAATATAGAGGCTTACGATCCCGATATCAAAGATAGAAATGCCGATCAACATATCTTTTATTCTGCCGTTAAAGAAgatcaaaaagaatttatagaaatcgACAAATCTGGCTGTATGATGTTGAAAAAGCCACTAGATCGTGATCCGCCAAATGGTTATTCAACGTGGAGC GTGATCGTAAGAGCAAGTGACGAAGACGGGTCGTCTTCGGCTCTACATGAGTTTCTGACGGTTAACATCACTCTCATTGATATAAATGACAATGCACCATTTCTCGATATGCCTCCCGTCATTTGGAGAGAAAATCAGCCGGCCGGCAAGATAACTGAGCTCAAGGCACGAGATTACGATTCTGACAAGAATGGTCCGCCATTCGAATTCCGATTTGATGACAGTGCGGATGATGAAATCAGATCCAAGTTTGAAATTCGTGGAATTTCTTTATACGCGCGTGTTGAGTTTGATCGTGAAAAGGGGAAGAGCTACAATATACCGATCGCGATCACGGATAGCGGTATGCCACCTATGACTGGTACTTCAACACTCATTGTCATCATAGGCGATGAAAATGACAATCCCATGCAAGAAGGTTCGAGttctatatttgtttataattacaaaggAGAAATTCCCGACACTGAAATTGGACGGGTTTACGTTAACGATCCGGATGATTGGGACTTGAAAGATAAATCTTTCGACTGGGCTTCTCCTCACGACGGATTCCATCTAAATACTAGTACTGGCATAATTACTTTGTTGTCGGGTACATCGAATGATACCtttgtattgaaatttattgtcaCTGAGAAAGGACATCTTATTAAATCGCATCAAGTACACGCTTATGTGAATGTCACCGTTAAAGAGCTTCCGGAGGAAGCTGTGGTTAGATCTGGTTCCATACGGCTTTATGGAATAACTGCAGAGAAATTTGTAGAGCCTGACGAATCCGGAGTCAGTAAGAAGGAAATATTTCAAGAGATGCTGGCTTCTATGCTGAACACATCGATCGAGAATGTCGATGTGTTTACAGTGCTCAATTCGCCTCATCACAACAACAAAAGTTTGTTAGACATTCGATTTTCGGCACATGGCAGTCCGTATTACGCTCCCGAAAAACTGAACACGATTATAGCGCAACATTCCAAGCAAATTGAACGGGAAATGAAAGCGGACATTTTATTGGTAAACATCGACGAGTGCTTGTCCGAAAAAGTTCATTGCAACAGTTCGTGCCGTAACTTTTTAAACATTAGCACTATTCCGTATTCCGTATACACTAATATTAGCTCGTTCGTCGGTGTAAGAGCGATTGTAGATCCGCTGTGCACTTGCACCGTAGCGGAACCTATTGTCTGCTTAAACGGCGGTACTCCTCTCGCAGAACGATGCGAATGTCCACCTGGTCTGGAAGGACCGAGATGCGAACTATTGGGTATCGGCTTTCACGGAGATGGCTGGGCTATAATGCCGCCACCCGATCAAGCCTGCGATGAATCACATATAG gaTTAGAAATAACACCACATATGGACAATGGCCTCGTCTTTTACTTTGGTCCCATGTTCTATAGTCCTAAACTTGGACTTCGAGATTTTATGGCGTTAGAACTTCAGCAAGGGTTCGCTGTGTTGTATATTGATTACGGAACGGGAACTGTGAGATTAGATCACAAACAAATCAAGTTAACGGACGGCAAAAATCACAGAATAGACATTTACTATACGAAAACT tcaATGGAAATGAGGGTTGATAATTGTGGCATATCTGCTTGCATGAGTCTCACTGCACCACAAGGaatcaatgaatttttaaatgttaatagtCCCATGCAAGTAGGTGGTACATTAACTAATTTAGCACATTTGGCATCAAATTTAGGATGGGATCATAAACCAACTGACAAAGGATTTGTTGGTTGCATACGCAATATGACATTCAATGGAAAT ACATACAATTTAGGTATGCCATCGCTGTCCAGAAATGCAGATCCCGGTTGCAATCATGGTATGGCAAAGGCCATCTCATTTGGGATCGACACGAACTTCATAGTAGCTATATTAGTTTGTGTATTGATATTGTTAATACTACTCGTCGCAGTAGTAGTACATAGAAGAAAGACAGACGATTTGTATAAAGATATGGATGATATCagggaaaatattattaattacgaagACGAAGGAGGCGGTGAGGTTGATACAGCATTTGACTTGAATGTGTTGAGAGCCATTTATGAAGCACCGCCTATTGATTCTAAGATAGCTCCAATCGGCCTACAGGGTAGAG GAAACGATGAAGTTCCAGACATTTGCGGTTTCCtagatggaaaaaaagaaagctgcGATAAAGATCCCGATACAAATCCGTTCGACGACGTAAGACATTATGCTTACGAGGGAGAGGGTAATTCGGAAGGTGATCTGTCATCGCTAGCTTCCT GTACTGATGATGGAGatcttaaattcaattatctaTCTAATTTTGGACCAAGATTCAGAAAATTGGCAGATATGTATGGAGAAGATCCAAGTGATGAGGAAAGTGACGGAGTCGGTGAACGAGAGAGCGAAAGCTGGTGTTAA
- the LOC126850221 gene encoding DE-cadherin isoform X2 → MRSQFLGEEELPLDENYNHKPVFSNCSNYAPVVKEEEPAGTVVIQVHAEDKDSPEEGGTITYSFVTAPDERLKFEINNKTGVIRTTQMLDRDEPAREKEVYLTVLATDNGRPQLDDVCTFKVTIEDVNDNSPVFDKVAYTESVPQDLPVGREVMRVSATDIDDGNNSVVRYNLSSKRPDDAAYFRIDHESGVIYLNQVIDRNPNYKFTMTATAKDIGEIPNFNVIDLDIRVVESHKKAPVFLSVPEGPIFLKENFSDFDAPIIRIRANCSTDNSSNSDNSCQYEIPSGSTEQTNKKNTFRLESNKDEAVIKLSNHLDFENIPHYMIILRAVNKHQLASEIVIPIKILDVNDNIPVFRDIKKGSVLENEPPGVSVMQVRAIDADGTSDNNQVRYELDNYKDLFEIDPITGIITTLKTFDREVEDTYNVKVIATDNSPSALFKTGEPNKGQQVFRIEIADKNDNPPRFTQKVYTHNSIYENANINAPVTEVKAVDSDSASPVTYSIISGNTDNSFYIEATTGKIRVNKPLDYETITKYNLTVRAFDGVFNDTAQVEIFIENVNDNRPVFEKINKNPTIEEEKLTDGCISNIEAYDPDIKDRNADQHIFYSAVKEDQKEFIEIDKSGCMMLKKPLDRDPPNGYSTWSVIVRASDEDGSSSALHEFLTVNITLIDINDNAPFLDMPPVIWRENQPAGKITELKARDYDSDKNGPPFEFRFDDSADDEIRSKFEIRGISLYARVEFDREKGKSYNIPIAITDSGMPPMTGTSTLIVIIGDENDNPMQEGSSSIFVYNYKGEIPDTEIGRVYVNDPDDWDLKDKSFDWASPHDGFHLNTSTGIITLLSGTSNDTFVLKFIVTEKGHLIKSHQVHAYVNVTVKELPEEAVVRSGSIRLYGITAEKFVEPDESGVSKKEIFQEMLASMLNTSIENVDVFTVLNSPHHNNKSLLDIRFSAHGSPYYAPEKLNTIIAQHSKQIEREMKADILLVNIDECLSEKVHCNSSCRNFLNISTIPYSVYTNISSFVGVRAIVDPLCTCTVAEPIVCLNGGTPLAERCECPPGLEGPRCELLGIGFHGDGWAIMPPPDQACDESHIGLEITPHMDNGLVFYFGPMFYSPKLGLRDFMALELQQGFAVLYIDYGTGTVRLDHKQIKLTDGKNHRIDIYYTKTSMEMRVDNCGISACMSLTAPQGINEFLNVNSPMQVGGTLTNLAHLASNLGWDHKPTDKGFVGCIRNMTFNGNTYNLGMPSLSRNADPGCNHGMAKAISFGIDTNFIVAILVCVLILLILLVAVVVHRRKTDDLYKDMDDIRENIINYEDEGGGEVDTAFDLNVLRAIYEAPPIDSKIAPIGLQGRGNDEVPDICGFLDGKKESCDKDPDTNPFDDVRHYAYEGEGNSEGDLSSLASCTDDGDLKFNYLSNFGPRFRKLADMYGEDPSDEESDGVGERESESWC, encoded by the exons ATGAGATCGCAGTTTCTGGGCGAGGAAGAATTACCG CTCGATGAAAATTACAACCACAAGCCGGTGTTCTCCAATTGCTCGAATTACGCGCCCGTAGTGAAGGAGGAGGAACCAGCAGGCACGGTGGTGATCCAGGTGCACGCCGAGGATAAAGATTCGCCGGAGGAAGGAG GTACTATTACGTATAGCTTCGTGACCGCTCCCGATGAGAGGCTAAAATTCGAGATCAACAATAAGACAGGTGTCATCAGGACGACTCAGATGCTCGACAGGGATGAGCCGGCCAGGGAAAAGGAAGTCTATCTCACAGTTCTCGCGACTGACAATGGAAGACCGCAACTGGATGACGTGTGTACATTTAAAGTCACAATTGAGGACGTCAATGACAATTCGCCTGTCTTCGATAAAGTG GCGTATACGGAATCCGTGCCGCAAGATTTACCCGTTGGCCGCGAGGTCATGAGAGTCTCCGCTACCGATATCGATGACGGCAATAATTCTGTCGTACGATATAATCTATCGTCTAAGAGACCGGATGATGCTGCATACTTTCGGATCGACCACGAGAGCGGTGTCATATATCTCAACCAAGTTATAGAC CGGaatccaaattataaattcactaTGACAGCTACCGCCAAGGATATTGGCGAAATCCCAAACTTCAATGTCATCGATCTTGACATACGGGTTGTGGAATCGCATAAGAAGGCGCCAGTTTTTTTATCAGTGCCAGAAGGACCAATTTTTCTTAAGGAGAATTTTAGCGATTTTGATGCTCCCATTATCCGTATAAGAGCAAATTGCAGCACTGATAACTCCAGTAATTCGGACAATTCATGTCAATACGAGATTCCCAGCGGTAGCACGGAACAGACTAACAAAAAGAACACTTTTag attagaaTCCAATAAGGACGAAGCGGTAATCAAGCTCTCTAATCATCTTGATTTCGAAAATATCCcgcattatatgataatattacgaGCAGTAAATAAACATCAGTTAGCCAGCGAAATAGTGATCCCTATCAAAATTCTCGATGTAAATGACAATATTCCAGTTTTtcgtgatattaaaaaaggaagCGTGTTAGAAAACGAACCTCCAGGAGTTTCTGTAATGCAAGTGCGAGCTATCGACGCTGATGGCACTTCCGATAATAATCag GTCCGTTACGAGTTGGACAACTACAAGGATCTCTTTGAAATCGATCCGATAACTGGTATTATTACAACATTGAAGACGTTTGACAGAGAGGTCGAAGACACGTACAACGTCAAAGTAATAGCAACGGATAATTCTCCAAGCGCTCTGTTCAAAACCGGCGAGCCCAATAAAGGGCAACAAGTGTTTCGAATCGAAATCGCTGATAAGAATGACAATCCGCCTCGTTTCACTCAAAAAGTCTATACTCATAATTCGATTTACGAAAACGCAAACATCAATGCGCCGGTGACTGAGGTCAAGGCTGTCGATTCTGATTCAGCGAGCCCTGTCACGTACAGTATCATATCGGGCAATACTGACAATAGCTTCTACATCGAAGCTACAACGGGGAAAATTCGTGTGAATAAGCCGCTTGATTATGAAACAATCACCAAGTACAATTTGACTGTAAGAGCATTCGATGGTGTATTTAACGATACTGCACaggttgaaatttttatcgaaaacgTCAATGATAACCGACCagtctttgaaaaaattaataaaaatccgacgatagaagaagaaaaattgacaGATG gATGCATTAGCAATATAGAGGCTTACGATCCCGATATCAAAGATAGAAATGCCGATCAACATATCTTTTATTCTGCCGTTAAAGAAgatcaaaaagaatttatagaaatcgACAAATCTGGCTGTATGATGTTGAAAAAGCCACTAGATCGTGATCCGCCAAATGGTTATTCAACGTGGAGC GTGATCGTAAGAGCAAGTGACGAAGACGGGTCGTCTTCGGCTCTACATGAGTTTCTGACGGTTAACATCACTCTCATTGATATAAATGACAATGCACCATTTCTCGATATGCCTCCCGTCATTTGGAGAGAAAATCAGCCGGCCGGCAAGATAACTGAGCTCAAGGCACGAGATTACGATTCTGACAAGAATGGTCCGCCATTCGAATTCCGATTTGATGACAGTGCGGATGATGAAATCAGATCCAAGTTTGAAATTCGTGGAATTTCTTTATACGCGCGTGTTGAGTTTGATCGTGAAAAGGGGAAGAGCTACAATATACCGATCGCGATCACGGATAGCGGTATGCCACCTATGACTGGTACTTCAACACTCATTGTCATCATAGGCGATGAAAATGACAATCCCATGCAAGAAGGTTCGAGttctatatttgtttataattacaaaggAGAAATTCCCGACACTGAAATTGGACGGGTTTACGTTAACGATCCGGATGATTGGGACTTGAAAGATAAATCTTTCGACTGGGCTTCTCCTCACGACGGATTCCATCTAAATACTAGTACTGGCATAATTACTTTGTTGTCGGGTACATCGAATGATACCtttgtattgaaatttattgtcaCTGAGAAAGGACATCTTATTAAATCGCATCAAGTACACGCTTATGTGAATGTCACCGTTAAAGAGCTTCCGGAGGAAGCTGTGGTTAGATCTGGTTCCATACGGCTTTATGGAATAACTGCAGAGAAATTTGTAGAGCCTGACGAATCCGGAGTCAGTAAGAAGGAAATATTTCAAGAGATGCTGGCTTCTATGCTGAACACATCGATCGAGAATGTCGATGTGTTTACAGTGCTCAATTCGCCTCATCACAACAACAAAAGTTTGTTAGACATTCGATTTTCGGCACATGGCAGTCCGTATTACGCTCCCGAAAAACTGAACACGATTATAGCGCAACATTCCAAGCAAATTGAACGGGAAATGAAAGCGGACATTTTATTGGTAAACATCGACGAGTGCTTGTCCGAAAAAGTTCATTGCAACAGTTCGTGCCGTAACTTTTTAAACATTAGCACTATTCCGTATTCCGTATACACTAATATTAGCTCGTTCGTCGGTGTAAGAGCGATTGTAGATCCGCTGTGCACTTGCACCGTAGCGGAACCTATTGTCTGCTTAAACGGCGGTACTCCTCTCGCAGAACGATGCGAATGTCCACCTGGTCTGGAAGGACCGAGATGCGAACTATTGGGTATCGGCTTTCACGGAGATGGCTGGGCTATAATGCCGCCACCCGATCAAGCCTGCGATGAATCACATATAG gaTTAGAAATAACACCACATATGGACAATGGCCTCGTCTTTTACTTTGGTCCCATGTTCTATAGTCCTAAACTTGGACTTCGAGATTTTATGGCGTTAGAACTTCAGCAAGGGTTCGCTGTGTTGTATATTGATTACGGAACGGGAACTGTGAGATTAGATCACAAACAAATCAAGTTAACGGACGGCAAAAATCACAGAATAGACATTTACTATACGAAAACT tcaATGGAAATGAGGGTTGATAATTGTGGCATATCTGCTTGCATGAGTCTCACTGCACCACAAGGaatcaatgaatttttaaatgttaatagtCCCATGCAAGTAGGTGGTACATTAACTAATTTAGCACATTTGGCATCAAATTTAGGATGGGATCATAAACCAACTGACAAAGGATTTGTTGGTTGCATACGCAATATGACATTCAATGGAAAT ACATACAATTTAGGTATGCCATCGCTGTCCAGAAATGCAGATCCCGGTTGCAATCATGGTATGGCAAAGGCCATCTCATTTGGGATCGACACGAACTTCATAGTAGCTATATTAGTTTGTGTATTGATATTGTTAATACTACTCGTCGCAGTAGTAGTACATAGAAGAAAGACAGACGATTTGTATAAAGATATGGATGATATCagggaaaatattattaattacgaagACGAAGGAGGCGGTGAGGTTGATACAGCATTTGACTTGAATGTGTTGAGAGCCATTTATGAAGCACCGCCTATTGATTCTAAGATAGCTCCAATCGGCCTACAGGGTAGAG GAAACGATGAAGTTCCAGACATTTGCGGTTTCCtagatggaaaaaaagaaagctgcGATAAAGATCCCGATACAAATCCGTTCGACGACGTAAGACATTATGCTTACGAGGGAGAGGGTAATTCGGAAGGTGATCTGTCATCGCTAGCTTCCT GTACTGATGATGGAGatcttaaattcaattatctaTCTAATTTTGGACCAAGATTCAGAAAATTGGCAGATATGTATGGAGAAGATCCAAGTGATGAGGAAAGTGACGGAGTCGGTGAACGAGAGAGCGAAAGCTGGTGTTAA